The following are from one region of the Sphingomonas oryzagri genome:
- a CDS encoding plasmid stabilization protein — translation MPRGDKSSYTTKQKRKAEHIEQGYEKRGTPKKEAEARAWATVNKESGGGNKSGSGRGKKDNHSASSRGGKAHKSGSPEQRSAAARKGWETRRRNGNG, via the coding sequence ATGCCCCGTGGCGATAAGAGCAGCTATACGACCAAGCAGAAGCGCAAGGCCGAGCATATCGAGCAAGGCTACGAGAAGCGCGGCACTCCCAAGAAGGAAGCCGAGGCGCGCGCCTGGGCGACGGTGAACAAGGAATCCGGCGGCGGCAACAAGTCCGGTTCTGGTCGCGGCAAAAAGGACAATCACAGCGCCTCGTCGCGCGGCGGCAAGGCGCACAAGTCCGGCTCGCCGGAGCAGCGCTCGGCAGCAGCTCGCAAGGGCTGGGAAACCCGCCGCCGCAACGGCAACGGCTGA
- a CDS encoding SDR family oxidoreductase, with protein MPDRLTKQDPRAQYPRPPFPEQPQDAPGLAREMDPKPDHGETSYKGSGKLAGRKALVTGGDSGIGRAAAIAFAREGADVAISYLADEEQDAQEVVKLIEADGHKAVALPGDITDEAWCRDMVEKAVSDLGGLDILVINAGRQQYRESVEELSSEDFDRTLKTNLYAMHWIVQTAVPHLEAGASVITTASVQAYDPSAILLDYATTKAGIVAYTQALAKQLIEKGIRANVVAPGPVWTVLQPSGGQPQEKVRKFGEGSAFGRPGQPVELAPVYVLLASQEGSYISGEVYGVTGGAGVA; from the coding sequence ATGCCCGATCGCCTGACCAAGCAGGATCCGCGCGCGCAATATCCCCGACCGCCATTTCCCGAGCAGCCCCAGGACGCGCCGGGCCTTGCGCGCGAGATGGACCCAAAACCTGATCATGGCGAGACGAGCTACAAAGGCTCGGGCAAGCTCGCCGGTCGCAAGGCTCTGGTCACGGGTGGCGACAGCGGCATCGGCCGGGCGGCCGCCATCGCCTTCGCGCGCGAAGGCGCCGATGTCGCCATCTCCTATCTCGCCGACGAGGAGCAGGATGCGCAAGAAGTCGTGAAACTCATCGAGGCGGATGGCCACAAGGCGGTCGCACTGCCCGGGGACATCACCGACGAGGCCTGGTGCCGTGACATGGTCGAAAAAGCGGTGTCTGATCTTGGCGGTCTCGACATCCTGGTGATCAACGCCGGGCGCCAGCAATATCGCGAGAGCGTCGAAGAGCTTTCGTCGGAGGATTTCGATCGCACGCTCAAGACCAATCTCTATGCGATGCACTGGATCGTCCAAACGGCTGTGCCCCATCTGGAGGCGGGTGCCTCGGTGATCACCACCGCCTCCGTGCAGGCCTATGATCCGTCCGCCATCCTGCTCGACTATGCGACGACCAAGGCCGGGATCGTCGCCTACACCCAGGCACTCGCCAAACAGCTGATCGAGAAAGGCATCCGCGCCAATGTCGTGGCGCCCGGCCCGGTCTGGACCGTGCTCCAGCCGAGCGGTGGCCAGCCGCAGGAGAAGGTCCGGAAATTCGGAGAGGGCAGCGCCTTCGGCCGGCCGGGGCAACCGGTCGAGCTGGCGCCCGTTTACGTCCTGCTGGCGAGCCAGGAGGGGAGCTACATCAGCGGCGAGGTTTATGGTGTGACTGGCGGGGCGGGCGTGGCCTGA
- a CDS encoding flavodoxin family protein codes for MLVQPVNCTLKANGESSTDAMIAVLAKEFEAKGATVAETVRAAAFDIRPGVTSDEGDGDDWPHIREKILAADILILGTPIWMGSAGSVAKRVMERMDAFLEETDDQGRMPSYGKVAVAAIVGNEDGAHFASAQIFQALNDVGWTIPAVAACYWVGEAMGSTDFKDLDETPKMVAKTAKMVASNAVHLASLLRDNSYPG; via the coding sequence ATGCTCGTCCAACCGGTCAACTGCACGCTCAAGGCGAACGGCGAAAGCTCCACCGACGCGATGATCGCTGTCCTCGCCAAGGAGTTCGAGGCGAAGGGCGCGACGGTCGCCGAGACGGTTCGCGCCGCCGCCTTTGACATACGCCCCGGTGTCACCTCGGACGAGGGCGACGGTGACGACTGGCCGCATATAAGGGAGAAGATCCTGGCGGCCGACATCCTGATCCTCGGCACGCCGATCTGGATGGGCTCGGCAGGCAGCGTCGCCAAACGCGTGATGGAGCGCATGGACGCCTTCCTCGAGGAAACCGACGATCAGGGCCGCATGCCAAGCTACGGCAAGGTCGCTGTCGCCGCGATCGTCGGCAACGAGGACGGCGCCCACTTCGCCTCGGCCCAGATCTTCCAGGCGCTCAACGATGTCGGCTGGACGATCCCGGCCGTCGCCGCCTGCTACTGGGTCGGCGAGGCGATGGGATCGACCGACTTCAAGGACCTGGATGAGACGCCGAAGATGGTCGCCAAGACCGCGAAGATGGTCGCGTCCAACGCGGTGCATCTCGCCAGCCTGCTCAGGGACAACAGCTATCCGGGCTGA
- a CDS encoding glutathione-independent formaldehyde dehydrogenase, producing MKAVVYNGPKDVSVDTIDDPKIEKPTDVIIRLTTTNICGSDLHMYEGRTSFEKGKVFGHENLGEVIEVGAGVDRIKKGDRVCMPFNVGCGFCENCEKGLTGFCLTTNPGAAGAAYGFAEMGPWQGGQAEMLRVPYADFNCLKLPEDAQEKEDDYVMLSDIFPTGWHGVELSGLLPGESIAIYGAGPVGLMAAHSAEIRGASQIFVVDAHDDRLKLAEAIGAIPIDMRKGDPVQQILDATDGRGTDRGVEAVGYQCCDRHGKERSNYTMNCLVQSTKATGGIGVVGVFIPEDPNAPEDLQKEGKIAFDFGSLWFKGQTIGTGQCNVKHYNRRLMNLIEHGRAKPSQIISHRLPLDQAPDAYKHFDARDDGWTKVVLKPAA from the coding sequence ATGAAGGCCGTCGTCTACAACGGACCCAAGGACGTTTCCGTCGACACCATCGACGATCCCAAGATCGAGAAACCGACCGATGTGATCATCCGGCTGACCACGACCAACATCTGCGGGTCGGACCTGCACATGTACGAAGGGCGCACCAGCTTCGAAAAGGGGAAGGTCTTCGGCCACGAAAATCTCGGTGAAGTGATCGAGGTCGGTGCGGGCGTCGATCGCATCAAAAAAGGCGACCGGGTCTGCATGCCCTTCAACGTCGGCTGCGGCTTCTGCGAGAATTGTGAGAAGGGGCTTACCGGCTTCTGCCTGACAACCAATCCCGGCGCCGCTGGCGCCGCTTACGGCTTTGCCGAGATGGGACCGTGGCAGGGCGGCCAGGCCGAAATGCTGCGCGTGCCCTATGCGGACTTCAACTGCCTGAAGCTGCCCGAGGACGCTCAGGAGAAAGAGGATGACTATGTCATGCTCTCCGACATCTTCCCAACCGGCTGGCACGGCGTCGAGCTGTCCGGTTTGCTGCCCGGCGAGAGCATCGCGATATACGGCGCTGGTCCGGTCGGTCTGATGGCAGCGCATTCGGCCGAGATCCGAGGCGCCTCCCAGATCTTCGTGGTTGATGCCCACGACGATCGCCTCAAGCTCGCCGAGGCGATTGGCGCGATCCCCATCGATATGCGCAAGGGCGATCCCGTCCAGCAGATCCTCGATGCGACCGACGGCCGGGGCACCGACCGTGGCGTGGAGGCCGTCGGTTATCAGTGCTGCGACCGGCACGGCAAGGAGCGCAGCAACTACACGATGAACTGCCTGGTGCAGAGCACGAAGGCCACCGGCGGCATCGGCGTCGTCGGCGTCTTCATCCCCGAGGATCCGAACGCGCCTGAAGATCTCCAGAAGGAGGGCAAGATCGCGTTCGACTTCGGCAGCCTGTGGTTCAAGGGCCAGACGATCGGCACCGGCCAGTGCAACGTGAAGCATTACAACCGGCGGCTGATGAACCTCATCGAGCATGGGCGGGCCAAACCCTCCCAGATCATCTCGCACCGGCTGCCGCTCGACCAGGCGCCAGATGCCTACAAGCATTTCGATGCTCGCGACGATGGCTGGACCAAAGTGGTGCTGAAGCCGGCGGCCTGA
- a CDS encoding alpha/beta fold hydrolase: MPFAQARDGTNLHVKDTGSGAPVVLIHGWPLTGDMFEYQTLALLEAGHRVITYDRRGFGQSGHPVGPYDYDTFADDLATVLEAGDVRGATLVGFSMGGGEIARYLSRHGPERVAKAALISSVVPYLLKDDSNEDGVDASVFEEMKQNIRKDRFDFLQTFAKQFYGVGMVSSPVSSALLDWTFQLAVMASPKATIDCVDAFGRTDFRPDLASFTMPTLIIHGTSDKTVPIDAAGRAAARGIPHANFLEYEGEPHGLFATAPDRLTSDLLNFIAL, translated from the coding sequence ATGCCCTTCGCCCAGGCGCGCGACGGAACGAACCTGCACGTCAAGGACACCGGCTCGGGCGCTCCCGTCGTCCTGATTCATGGCTGGCCATTGACCGGCGACATGTTCGAATATCAGACGCTCGCACTGCTCGAAGCGGGCCACCGCGTGATCACCTACGACCGCCGTGGCTTCGGACAATCGGGACATCCGGTCGGCCCCTACGACTACGATACCTTCGCCGACGACCTCGCGACTGTTCTCGAGGCGGGTGATGTCCGCGGCGCCACGCTGGTCGGCTTTTCCATGGGTGGTGGCGAGATCGCGCGCTATCTCTCGCGCCATGGTCCGGAGCGCGTCGCCAAGGCTGCGCTCATCTCCTCGGTCGTGCCCTATCTTCTCAAGGACGACAGCAACGAGGATGGCGTCGATGCCTCGGTCTTCGAGGAGATGAAGCAGAATATCCGCAAGGACCGGTTCGACTTCCTCCAGACCTTTGCCAAGCAATTTTACGGCGTCGGCATGGTGTCGAGCCCGGTGAGTTCGGCGCTGCTCGACTGGACGTTCCAGCTGGCCGTGATGGCCAGCCCCAAGGCGACGATCGATTGCGTCGACGCGTTCGGCCGCACCGATTTCCGGCCCGATCTCGCCTCCTTCACGATGCCGACGCTCATCATTCACGGTACCAGCGACAAGACCGTTCCGATCGATGCCGCCGGCCGCGCGGCCGCCAGGGGCATACCTCACGCGAACTTCCTGGAATATGAGGGCGAGCCCCACGGCCTCTTCGCGACCGCGCCCGATCGCCTGACCAGCGACCTGCTGAACTTCATCGCGCTCTGA
- a CDS encoding catalase family protein, which yields MPPITPVRFSPAVEDVAPDEAETIEGLNDAFDLILERTSEDGGHAIRSVHAKSHGILEGELTIDGGLPPELAQGLFANPGIHKVVLRMSTNAGDILPDSVSLPRGLAIKVLDVEGERLPGADGNTQDFVMVNGPVFQAKTAEKFLGNLRMLAKTTDRMERTKIALSAVLRGVNNALGAVGIESPAINSLGGAPNVEPLGETYYSATPFRYGDYIAKFSLRPVEPAMTALTGKIIDVDGRDNAIREHVRDEMRSIDAVWEFRVQLCHDFEKQPVEDSTVEWSEDEAPFQRVGIIRANAQDSWQQERVREVEDTMRFSVWTGLAAHQPLGNINRARRDTYRHSADFRASFNGCPYHEPRAAELS from the coding sequence ATGCCCCCCATCACGCCCGTTCGCTTTTCGCCGGCCGTCGAAGACGTCGCGCCTGATGAGGCCGAGACGATCGAGGGTCTCAACGACGCCTTCGATCTCATTCTGGAACGCACGTCCGAGGATGGTGGGCATGCGATCCGGTCGGTCCATGCCAAGTCGCACGGGATTCTCGAGGGCGAGCTGACGATCGACGGCGGCCTGCCCCCCGAACTCGCGCAGGGCCTTTTCGCCAATCCGGGAATCCACAAGGTCGTTCTGCGCATGTCTACAAATGCCGGCGACATCCTTCCGGACAGTGTGAGCCTCCCGCGCGGTCTCGCCATCAAGGTGCTCGACGTCGAAGGCGAGCGTCTGCCGGGCGCAGACGGCAATACGCAGGACTTCGTCATGGTCAACGGCCCGGTCTTCCAGGCGAAGACCGCCGAAAAGTTTCTCGGCAACCTGAGAATGCTCGCCAAGACGACCGACCGGATGGAGCGAACCAAGATCGCGCTCTCAGCCGTCCTGCGTGGCGTCAATAACGCGCTTGGAGCTGTCGGGATCGAAAGCCCTGCGATCAACTCGCTGGGCGGCGCTCCCAATGTCGAGCCGCTCGGCGAAACCTATTACAGCGCCACCCCCTTCCGCTACGGCGATTATATCGCGAAGTTCAGCCTGAGGCCGGTCGAACCGGCAATGACGGCTCTCACGGGCAAGATCATCGACGTCGATGGCCGGGACAATGCCATCCGCGAGCACGTCCGCGACGAGATGCGCAGCATCGATGCGGTCTGGGAATTTCGCGTCCAGCTCTGCCATGATTTCGAGAAGCAGCCCGTCGAGGATTCAACGGTCGAATGGAGCGAGGATGAGGCGCCTTTTCAGCGCGTTGGCATTATCCGCGCCAATGCGCAAGACAGCTGGCAGCAGGAGCGAGTCCGCGAGGTGGAGGACACAATGCGGTTCAGCGTCTGGACGGGGCTCGCCGCTCACCAGCCGCTCGGGAACATCAACCGCGCGCGTCGCGACACCTACCGGCACTCGGCCGATTTCCGCGCCTCGTTCAACGGCTGCCCCTATCACGAGCCGCGCGCCGCGGAGTTGTCGTAG
- a CDS encoding nucleoside deaminase, whose protein sequence is MIGPDDERWMRVAIEVATQDGADPSQSPIGAVLVREGKVIARGRNRTDAWNDATAHAEMVAFREAAQIVDAPGLDGAVLYSTLQPCGMCTMATIWTKVGRIVFGAGREDVHRMYFEDRNLDTMDFVKDAYRDDLVIDGGCLKDECAALYFRPSDDVPESEQGNL, encoded by the coding sequence ATGATCGGTCCTGACGACGAACGATGGATGCGCGTCGCGATCGAAGTCGCGACTCAGGACGGCGCCGATCCGAGCCAGTCTCCGATCGGGGCCGTGCTTGTCCGCGAAGGCAAAGTGATTGCGCGTGGACGGAACCGAACCGATGCCTGGAACGATGCGACCGCGCATGCGGAAATGGTAGCGTTTCGCGAGGCCGCCCAAATTGTGGACGCACCCGGCCTCGACGGGGCGGTGCTCTATTCGACGCTCCAGCCCTGCGGCATGTGTACGATGGCAACGATCTGGACCAAGGTCGGGCGCATCGTTTTCGGCGCGGGGCGCGAGGACGTGCACCGTATGTATTTCGAGGATCGCAACCTCGACACGATGGATTTCGTGAAGGACGCCTATCGCGACGATCTCGTCATCGACGGCGGGTGCCTGAAGGACGAATGCGCCGCGCTCTATTTTCGGCCGAGCGACGATGTGCCGGAGAGCGAGCAGGGCAATCTTTAG
- a CDS encoding ferritin-like domain-containing protein, with protein sequence MADGADSFLTDVKTLRQRARKSLDDGAVMPTYKGDPKKTIELLQSVVATELVCVLRYRMHAISADGITSESVSAEFEEHAVSEQKHMLMVAERIDQLGGVPNFNPEGLASRSATEYGDDGNLVDMIRQNLIAERIVIEHYQELIRYFGDDDPTTRIMLEHILAEEEDHASDMHDLLVAHEGKPFLKG encoded by the coding sequence ATGGCAGACGGAGCCGATTCCTTCCTGACCGACGTCAAGACCCTACGCCAGCGCGCTCGCAAGTCGCTCGACGACGGTGCGGTGATGCCCACCTACAAGGGCGACCCAAAGAAGACGATCGAGCTCCTCCAGTCGGTCGTCGCAACAGAACTTGTCTGCGTGCTGCGGTACCGGATGCATGCCATCTCGGCCGACGGCATCACGTCGGAAAGCGTTTCGGCCGAGTTCGAGGAACATGCCGTCTCCGAGCAGAAGCACATGCTCATGGTGGCCGAGCGGATCGACCAGCTTGGAGGCGTCCCCAATTTCAATCCGGAGGGCCTCGCATCGCGCTCCGCCACAGAATATGGTGACGACGGCAATCTCGTCGATATGATCAGGCAGAACCTGATCGCCGAGCGCATCGTCATCGAGCATTATCAGGAACTGATCCGCTATTTCGGGGATGACGATCCGACGACAAGGATCATGCTGGAACATATCCTCGCCGAGGAGGAGGATCATGCCTCCGACATGCACGATCTGCTCGTCGCCCACGAGGGCAAACCGTTTCTCAAGGGATGA
- a CDS encoding DUF3309 family protein — protein MLHPILIILLILALIGGLPTWGYSGDWGYYPDGGLGLILLVVLVLWLMSRRRAL, from the coding sequence GTGCTGCATCCGATCCTGATCATCCTGCTGATCCTTGCCCTAATCGGCGGTCTGCCGACTTGGGGCTATAGCGGCGACTGGGGATATTATCCTGACGGCGGTCTCGGCCTCATCCTTTTAGTCGTGCTGGTCCTGTGGCTCATGTCACGCCGTCGGGCGCTCTGA
- a CDS encoding glutathione S-transferase family protein has protein sequence MSSIVVHHLGISQSDRIVWLCEELGLDYELRTYQRDSRTRLAPAEYRALTPFGTAPVITDGDLVLGESGAIIEYLIEVHGEGRLRVAPGEPGYADYLFWFHFANGSLMPAAMVDMVAGLLKDGDGGVVGALRERLDRAYEQIEERLSGVDYLAGDSFTAADIISAFPLTTMRVFAPRDLSPYPNIRAYLLRIGERAAFRRAMAKADPGFEVPLF, from the coding sequence ATGAGCAGCATCGTCGTTCACCATCTCGGGATCTCGCAGTCGGATCGGATCGTCTGGCTCTGCGAGGAGCTTGGCCTGGACTACGAATTGCGAACCTATCAGCGCGACAGTCGGACGCGCCTGGCGCCAGCAGAGTATCGCGCGCTCACGCCGTTCGGCACCGCGCCGGTGATAACCGACGGCGACCTCGTCCTCGGGGAGTCGGGTGCGATCATCGAGTACCTAATCGAGGTTCATGGCGAGGGCCGCCTCAGAGTCGCCCCAGGCGAACCCGGTTATGCGGACTACCTGTTCTGGTTTCACTTCGCCAATGGATCGCTGATGCCGGCCGCGATGGTGGATATGGTCGCCGGCCTGTTGAAGGATGGAGATGGGGGCGTCGTCGGCGCCCTTCGCGAGCGCCTCGATCGTGCCTACGAGCAGATCGAAGAGCGCCTCTCCGGCGTCGACTATCTGGCGGGGGACAGCTTCACTGCTGCCGACATTATCTCGGCCTTCCCGCTGACGACGATGCGCGTGTTCGCGCCGCGCGACCTCTCGCCCTATCCGAACATCCGAGCCTACCTGTTGCGCATCGGAGAGCGTGCTGCCTTCCGTCGGGCGATGGCGAAAGCCGATCCTGGTTTCGAGGTGCCACTCTTTTAG
- a CDS encoding DUF2231 domain-containing protein, translated as MPSYVQAPEQRRPLFASLMSFPASCFVLTLLTDIVYANSYNMAWETASVWLLTIGLLAAFVFVLIGLFQAFVQGLWPSMTSRIGFAIVLILSIFNAFIHSRDGYTSVVPTGLTLSAIVVIFLLGVGILEHFAMSRRESIA; from the coding sequence ATGCCGTCCTACGTCCAGGCTCCCGAGCAACGCCGACCGCTTTTTGCCAGCCTGATGAGCTTTCCGGCCTCCTGCTTCGTCCTGACCCTGCTGACCGACATCGTCTATGCGAATTCCTACAACATGGCTTGGGAGACCGCGTCCGTCTGGCTCCTCACGATCGGATTGCTCGCCGCCTTCGTGTTCGTTTTGATCGGCCTTTTCCAGGCATTCGTGCAGGGTCTGTGGCCGAGCATGACCTCGCGGATCGGGTTCGCGATCGTATTGATCCTTTCGATCTTCAATGCGTTCATTCATAGCCGCGACGGCTACACCTCAGTCGTTCCGACAGGGCTCACCCTCTCCGCGATCGTCGTCATCTTTCTGCTGGGAGTGGGAATCCTCGAACATTTCGCGATGTCGCGTCGGGAGTCGATCGCATGA
- a CDS encoding PQQ-dependent sugar dehydrogenase encodes MNRAELSRRTGGIVLAVTMLLAATGCHKQIAPPDDQIGPNPTLPEPNEYLLPPMKTATSKPWLNGEMPIAGPELKVQPFATGLIHPRSVFVLPNGDVLVAQSDGPKPPVNRPKDVVMGLIQAHAKSFGPKAPNNILLLRDTNGDGIADHRFTFLEGRHSPFGMVLVGNDLFIADTDALIRYHYTPGQTKMIDPGTKVTDLPGGPIDHHWTKSLTASADGTKLYVGVGSNSNITENGMVAEEGRAAIWEVDRVTGAHRLYATGTRNPVGLAVEPSSHVLWAVVNERDELGPNLVPDYLTSIRDGGFYGWPYSYWGRHIDPRVMPQRPDLVAKAIVPDYGLSSHVAPLGVTFSTGNAIPAQYRGGAFVGEHGSWDRDPFNGYKVIYVPFTGGRPSGKPVDVLTGFLTDGKTAHGRPVGLATDTQGAILVADDLGNAIWRISGR; translated from the coding sequence ATGAACCGCGCCGAGCTCAGCCGGAGGACCGGCGGCATCGTCCTCGCCGTCACCATGCTGCTGGCGGCCACCGGCTGCCACAAACAAATTGCCCCGCCCGACGACCAGATCGGACCCAATCCGACGCTGCCCGAACCGAACGAATATCTCCTGCCACCGATGAAGACGGCGACCTCCAAACCTTGGTTGAACGGGGAGATGCCGATCGCCGGACCAGAACTCAAGGTCCAGCCGTTCGCGACCGGTCTCATTCATCCTCGATCGGTGTTCGTTCTGCCCAACGGCGACGTCTTGGTCGCGCAGTCGGACGGGCCAAAGCCACCCGTCAATCGCCCGAAAGATGTGGTCATGGGGCTGATCCAGGCACATGCGAAAAGCTTCGGCCCCAAGGCTCCCAACAATATCCTGCTGCTGCGCGACACGAATGGCGACGGGATCGCCGACCACCGCTTCACCTTCCTCGAGGGCCGGCATTCCCCGTTCGGCATGGTGCTCGTCGGCAACGATCTCTTCATCGCCGACACCGACGCACTGATCCGCTATCACTATACGCCTGGCCAGACGAAGATGATCGATCCCGGCACCAAGGTTACCGATCTGCCGGGAGGACCGATCGATCATCATTGGACGAAGAGCCTGACGGCGAGCGCCGATGGCACCAAGCTTTATGTCGGCGTCGGCTCGAACAGCAACATCACGGAGAACGGGATGGTGGCCGAGGAAGGGCGGGCTGCGATCTGGGAGGTCGACCGCGTCACGGGCGCGCACCGTCTCTACGCGACCGGCACGCGCAATCCCGTCGGCCTGGCCGTCGAGCCGAGCAGCCACGTCCTTTGGGCGGTCGTCAACGAGCGCGACGAGCTCGGTCCCAACCTCGTTCCCGACTATCTGACCTCCATTCGAGACGGAGGCTTCTACGGCTGGCCCTACAGCTATTGGGGCCGGCATATCGATCCGCGCGTCATGCCGCAGCGGCCCGATCTCGTCGCGAAGGCGATCGTGCCCGATTACGGCCTGAGCTCTCATGTCGCGCCGCTCGGTGTCACCTTCTCTACCGGCAATGCCATTCCCGCTCAATATCGGGGCGGTGCCTTCGTCGGAGAACACGGTAGCTGGGACCGGGATCCGTTCAACGGCTACAAGGTGATCTACGTCCCCTTCACCGGCGGGCGGCCTTCCGGAAAGCCGGTAGATGTCCTGACCGGCTTCCTGACCGACGGGAAGACCGCGCATGGGCGACCCGTGGGCCTTGCAACCGATACCCAGGGTGCCATCCTCGTTGCCGACGATCTCGGGAATGCGATCTGGCGGATCAGTGGACGCTGA